In Stomoxys calcitrans chromosome 2, idStoCalc2.1, whole genome shotgun sequence, the following proteins share a genomic window:
- the LOC106083786 gene encoding uncharacterized protein LOC106083786 — protein MDPSLVNLASNWTRVGGCPFEEILQVKSADPDVFLRPTLNELLNQDKAILLKKGDCTECFEIHIQLIPEYKIQAISFISNITKVEIFQGKMEEYLKTLYGTLEKEDDDIVDEDFKTYRYDLEVEKSGITDVAIKFLSSADEVCIFGIQVQIAPNPNGITTLVSNCINYDNVQSILQSSNTGSLASEKCTQLLNIFAKSKCPSKFRSESSEKLKAFDMKVVNEASSIQTYIDHRLNKMEERLNERLTCIEKKQTEIVDCLIKLLEKLESK, from the exons atGGATCCTTCTCTTGTAAATCTCGCAAGTAATTGGACTCGTGTCGGTGGTTGTCCTTTCGAGGAAATTTTGCAGGTTAAAAGTGCCGACCCCGATGTATTCTTAAG ACCAACGTTGAATGAATTGCTGAATCAGGATAAAGCTATTTTATTGAAGAAAGGAGATTGTACAGAATGCTTCGAAATACATATACAATTAATCCCTGAGTATAAAATCCAGGCCATATCTTTTATTTCCAATATAACAAAGGTGGAAATTTTTCAAGGCAAAATGGAGGaatatttaaaaactttatATGGGACACTTGAGAAAGAGGACGATGACATTGTTGATGAAGATTTCAAAACCTACCGCTACGACTTGGAGGTAGAAAAATCGGGAATAACAGATGTAGCCATAAAA TTTCTTTCCTCTGCTGACGAAGTATGTATATTTGGAATTCAGGTACAAATAGCTCCTAATCCCAATGGAATTACAACGCTGGTATCCAACTGCATTAACTACGATAATGTACAAAGCATTTTACAAAGTTCTAACACTGGAAGTCTGGCATCGGAGAAATGTACGCAATTATTAAACATCTTTGCAAAATCGAAATGTCCCTCCAAGTTTAGATCCGAATCTTCCGAAAAACTGAAAGCTTTTGACATGAAGGTTGTGAATGAGGCATCCTCTATACAAACTTATATTGATCATAGACTGAATAAAATGGAAGAACGCTTGAATGAGCGTCTAACATGTATCGAGAAAAAACAAACTGAAATAGTCGattgtttaataaaattgttagagAAATTAGAATCAAAATAA
- the LOC106083815 gene encoding phosphoglycerate mutase 1, protein MSGKYKIVMVRHGESEWNLKNQFCGWFDSDLSENGKKEADAAGEAVKAAGLKFDVAHTSVLKRAQITLNAILTKSGQSDIPVFKTWRLNERHYGGLTGLNKAETAAKYGEDQVKIWRRSFDTPPPPMEPGHPYYDAIVNDPRYANEPKKDEFPMFESLKLTIERTLPYWNDVIIPQLKEGKTVMIAAHGNSLRGIVKHLDNMSEDAIMGLNLPTGIPFVYELDDNFKPVVSMKFLGDEETVKKAIEAVAAQGKAK, encoded by the exons ATGTctggaaaatataaaattgtaATGGTCAGACATGGAGAGTCTGAGTGGAACCTTAAGAACCAGTTCTGTGGTTGGTTCGATTCGGATTTGAGCGAAAATG GTAAAAAGGAAGCCGACGCTGCAGGAGAAGCAGTCAAAGCTGCTGGATTGAAATTTGATGTTGCCCATACATCAGTATTGAAGCGTGCACAAATCACTTTGAATGCCATCCTTACTAAAAGCGGTCAGAGTGATATTCCTGTGTTCAAAACTTGGCGATTGAATGAGCGACATTATGGTGGATTGACCGGATTGAATAAGGCAGAAACTGCAGCTAAGTATGGCGAAGACCAAGTTAAAATTTGGCGCCGCAGTTTCgatacaccaccaccaccaatggAACCTGGGCATCCATACTACGACGCTATCGTTAATGACCCCCGCTACGCTAACGAACCTAAAAAGGATGAATTTCCAATGTTCGAGTCGTTAAAATTAACAATTGAACGTACTTTGCCGTATTGGAATGATGTTATCATTCCTCAGCTGAAGGAGGGAAAAACCGTTATGATCGCTGCACATGGCAACAGTTTACGAGGCATTGTTAAACATTTGGACA ATATGTCCGAGGATGCAATTATGGGCCTCAACTTACCTACCGGTATACCGTTCGTATATGAGTTGGATGATAACTTCAAACCTGtagtttccatgaaattcttgGGAGATGAAGAAACGGTTAAGAAAGCAATAGAGGCAGTGGCTGCCCAAGGAAAAGCCAAATAA